In Fusobacterium hwasookii, a single window of DNA contains:
- the rapZ gene encoding RNase adapter RapZ, which produces MKTKHIIIVTGLSGAGKTTALNILEDMNYYTIDNLPLGLEKSLLDTEIEKLAVGIDIRTFKNTKDFFKFINFIKESGVKMDIIFIEAHEAIILGRYTLSRRAHPLKELTLLRSILKEKNILFQIREIADLIIDTTEIKTVELEKRFKKFLSGKDELNIDVNMNIHIQSFGYEYGVPIDSDLMFDVRFIPNPYYIEELKEKNGCDKEVKDYVLLQEESKEFYDKLLPLIEFLIPQYVKEGKKHLTISIGCSGGQHRSVTFVNKLAEDLKNSKALEYINVYVSHREKELGHW; this is translated from the coding sequence TTGAAAACAAAACATATCATTATTGTAACTGGTTTAAGTGGTGCAGGAAAAACAACTGCTTTAAATATTTTAGAAGATATGAACTATTACACTATTGATAATCTTCCTTTAGGACTTGAAAAATCTTTATTAGATACTGAAATTGAGAAACTAGCAGTAGGTATAGATATTAGAACATTTAAAAATACAAAAGATTTTTTTAAATTTATAAACTTCATTAAAGAGTCTGGTGTAAAAATGGATATTATCTTTATAGAAGCACATGAAGCAATTATTCTAGGAAGATATACCTTGAGCCGTAGAGCACATCCTCTAAAGGAATTAACATTATTAAGAAGCATTTTAAAAGAAAAAAATATTTTATTTCAAATAAGAGAAATTGCAGATTTAATAATAGATACAACTGAAATAAAAACAGTTGAATTAGAAAAGAGATTCAAAAAATTCTTATCTGGTAAAGATGAATTAAATATAGATGTAAATATGAATATTCATATCCAATCTTTTGGATATGAGTATGGAGTTCCTATTGATAGTGATTTAATGTTTGATGTAAGATTTATTCCTAACCCATATTATATAGAGGAATTAAAAGAAAAAAATGGTTGTGATAAAGAAGTTAAGGACTATGTTTTACTACAAGAAGAAAGTAAAGAGTTTTATGATAAATTACTGCCACTTATTGAATTTTTAATTCCACAATATGTAAAAGAAGGAAAAAAACATTTAACAATTTCAATAGGTTGCAGTGGAGGACAACATAGATCAGTAACCTTTGTAAATAAATTGGCAGAAGACTTAAAAAATAGCAAAGCATTAGAGTATATAAATGTTTATGTGAGTCATAGGGAGAAAGAACTTGGACATTGGTAA
- a CDS encoding cysteine hydrolase family protein has protein sequence MEALILIDVQKGFLKNSLGKRNNLQAEENMLKILDIFRKEKKKIIHIQHFSKNENGLLFKEEDRKFQIGFEPLRNEIVFQKNVNSAFIETGLEKYLKDNSIDTLFIVGISLPHCVSTTIRMASNLGFDVILIEDATVSFEITDYFTGKKLSPEDVHRYNISALNEEFCKVINTEAFLNNY, from the coding sequence ATGGAGGCATTAATTTTAATTGATGTCCAAAAAGGATTTTTAAAAAATAGTTTAGGAAAAAGAAATAATCTTCAAGCAGAAGAAAATATGTTGAAAATTTTAGATATCTTTAGAAAAGAAAAGAAAAAGATTATTCATATTCAACATTTTTCAAAAAATGAAAATGGACTTTTATTTAAAGAAGAAGATAGAAAATTTCAAATTGGTTTTGAGCCATTGAGAAATGAAATAGTTTTTCAAAAAAATGTGAATAGTGCCTTTATAGAGACTGGATTAGAAAAATATTTAAAAGATAATTCAATAGATACATTATTTATAGTTGGTATATCTTTACCACATTGTGTATCTACAACTATAAGAATGGCTAGTAATTTAGGCTTTGATGTAATTTTAATAGAAGATGCTACTGTATCATTTGAAATAACAGATTATTTCACAGGAAAAAAGTTATCTCCTGAAGATGTTCATAGATATAATATTTCTGCATTGAATGAAGAATTCTGTAAAGTAATTAACACAGAAGCATTTTTAAATAACTATTAA
- a CDS encoding CoA-disulfide reductase: MNKKIIIIGGVAAGMSAASKAKRIDKNLDITVYEMTDAISWGACGLPYYVGDFYPNASLMVARTYEEFQKEGNNVKIKHKVENIDFKNKKVFVRNLNENKVFEDSYDELVIATGASSTSPRDIKNLDAEGVYHLKTFNEGLEVKKEMMKKENENIIIIGAGYIGIEIAEAALKLGKNVRIFQHSARILNKTFDKEITDLLENHIREHEKISLHLNESPIEVRTFENKVIGLKTDKKEYAANLIIVATGVKPNTEFLKDTGIELFTNGAIVINRFGETNIPNVYAAGDCATVYHSVLEKNVYIALATTANKLGRLIGENLTGANKAFIGTLGSAGIKVLEFEAARTGITEQEAKDNNINYKTVFVDGEDHSAYYPGGEDVYIKLIYNADTKILLGAQVAGKRGAALRANSLAVAIQNKMTVQELANMDFLYAPPFATTWDIMNVAGNVAK, from the coding sequence ATGAATAAAAAAATTATTATTATAGGTGGAGTTGCAGCAGGTATGAGTGCAGCTTCAAAAGCAAAAAGAATAGATAAAAATTTAGATATAACTGTTTATGAAATGACAGATGCAATATCTTGGGGAGCTTGTGGGCTACCATATTATGTTGGTGATTTTTATCCTAATGCTTCTTTAATGGTAGCAAGAACTTATGAAGAATTTCAAAAAGAAGGTAACAATGTAAAAATTAAACATAAGGTTGAAAATATAGATTTCAAAAATAAAAAAGTTTTTGTTAGAAACTTAAATGAAAATAAAGTTTTTGAAGATAGTTATGATGAGTTAGTTATAGCAACTGGAGCAAGTTCAACAAGTCCAAGGGATATTAAAAACTTAGATGCTGAAGGAGTCTATCATTTAAAAACTTTTAATGAAGGTTTAGAAGTAAAAAAAGAAATGATGAAAAAAGAAAATGAAAATATAATTATCATTGGTGCAGGTTATATTGGAATTGAAATTGCAGAAGCTGCTTTAAAACTTGGAAAAAATGTAAGAATTTTTCAGCATTCAGCTAGAATTTTAAATAAGACTTTTGATAAAGAAATTACAGATTTACTAGAAAATCATATAAGAGAACATGAAAAAATTTCTTTACACTTAAATGAAAGTCCAATTGAAGTAAGAACTTTTGAAAATAAAGTGATAGGATTAAAAACTGATAAAAAAGAATATGCTGCAAACTTAATAATTGTTGCAACAGGTGTTAAACCAAATACAGAGTTTTTAAAAGATACAGGTATTGAATTATTCACAAATGGTGCTATTGTAATAAATAGGTTTGGAGAAACTAATATTCCTAATGTTTATGCAGCAGGGGATTGTGCAACAGTTTATCATTCAGTTTTAGAAAAAAATGTATATATAGCTCTTGCAACAACAGCTAACAAATTAGGTAGACTTATTGGAGAAAATTTAACTGGTGCTAATAAAGCATTTATTGGAACATTAGGTTCAGCAGGAATAAAAGTCTTAGAATTTGAAGCTGCAAGAACAGGTATAACAGAACAGGAAGCAAAAGACAACAATATTAATTATAAGACAGTTTTTGTTGATGGAGAAGATCATTCAGCATATTATCCTGGTGGAGAAGATGTATATATAAAACTTATTTATAATGCAGATACAAAAATTTTATTAGGTGCACAAGTTGCAGGAAAAAGAGGAGCAGCACTAAGAGCTAATTCATTAGCAGTTGCTATACAAAATAAGATGACTGTTCAAGAATTAGCAAATATGGATTTCTTATATGCACCTCCATTTGCAACAACTTGGGATATTATGAATGTGGCTGGAAATGTAGCAAAGTAA
- a CDS encoding DJ-1 family glyoxalase III → MKTYVVLADGFEILETFAPVDVLKRCGAEVITVSTEKDLLVASSQSNIVKADVMLSDIDYETADLIIIPGGYPGYINLRENKEVVNIVKYFLDNDKYIASICGGPTIFSYNDLANGTKLTGHSSVREEIEKNHIYVDVPTHIDGKIITGVGAGQAINFAFKIAEQFFDKEKIEEVKKGMEII, encoded by the coding sequence ATGAAAACTTATGTTGTTTTAGCAGATGGCTTTGAAATTTTAGAAACTTTTGCACCTGTTGATGTTTTAAAAAGATGTGGAGCAGAGGTTATAACTGTGTCTACTGAAAAAGATTTACTAGTAGCTAGTTCACAAAGTAACATCGTTAAAGCTGATGTTATGCTATCAGATATTGACTATGAAACAGCAGATTTAATTATAATTCCTGGTGGTTATCCTGGATATATTAATTTAAGAGAAAATAAAGAAGTTGTTAATATAGTTAAATATTTTTTAGATAATGATAAATATATTGCGTCAATATGTGGTGGACCTACAATTTTTTCATATAATGACCTTGCAAATGGCACAAAATTAACTGGGCATTCATCAGTAAGAGAAGAAATTGAAAAAAATCATATTTATGTAGATGTTCCTACTCATATAGATGGAAAAATTATAACAGGAGTTGGAGCAGGACAAGCTATAAATTTTGCCTTTAAAATTGCTGAACAATTTTTTGATAAAGAAAAAATTGAAGAAGTAAAAAAAGGAATGGAAATAATTTAA